The nucleotide sequence ATGCGGCAGGAATTCATGCAACGGCGGATCGAGCAGACGGATGGTGACCGGCAGCCCCTTCATGATCTCGAACAGATCGACGAAATCGGCGCGCTGCATCGGCAGAAGCTTGGCCAGCGCCGCGCGGCGCGCGCCTTCGTCTTCGGCGAGAATCATCTCGCGCACCGTGCGGATGCGCGTTTCCTCGAAGAACATGTGCTCGGTACGGCACAGGCCGATGCCTTCGGTGCCGAACTTCAGCGCAGTGCGCGCATCCGACGGCGTATCCGCATTGGTGCGGACCTTCAGCTTGCGGACCTGATCGGCCCAGCCCATCAGCGTGGTGAAGTCGCCGGACAGTTCCGGCTCGATCATCGGCATGCGGCCGGCCAGCACCTGACCCAGCGAGCCGTCGATGGTGATGACATCGCCGGCCTTGAAGCTGCGGTTGCCGATGGTCATCAGCCCGCGGCCGTAATCGACGCGCACGGTGCCGCAACCGGACACGCAGGGCTTGCCCATGCCGCGCGCGACCACCGCCGCATGGGAGGTCATGCCGCCGCGCGTGGTAAGAATGCCTTCCGCGGCGTGCATGCCGTGGATGTCTTCCGGCGATGTCTCGACGCGCACCAGAATGACCTTGCGGCCATCGGCCTGCAGCTTGGCGGCTTCATCGGACGAGAACACGATTTCACCGGCGGCCGCACCCGGCGATGCCGGCAGACCAGTGGCGATGACATCGCGCTTGGCGACCGGATCGATGGTCGGATGCAGCAACTGATCGAGCGAGGCCGGATCGATCCGCATGATCGCATCCTTCCTGGTGATCAGGCCTTCGTTGGCGAAATCGACCGCAATACGCAGCGCCGCCTTCGCGGTGCGCTTGCCGTTGCGAGTCTGCAGCATCCACAACTTGCCCTGCTCCACCGTGAATTCCATGTCCTGCATGTCACGGTAGTGCTTTTCGAGCAGCGTATAGATCCGCGTCAGTTCCTTGAACGCGTCCGGCATCGCGACTTCCATCGATGCCTTGTCGGAACCGGATTCCTTGCGCGCGTATTCGGTGATGTCCTGCGGCGTGCGGATGCCCGCGACCACGTCCTCGCCCTGCGCGTTGATCAGGAATTCGCCGTAGAGACGCTTTTCGCCGGTGGACGGATTGCGCGTGAACGCAACGCCGGTCGCCGAGGTGTCGCCCATGTTGCCGAACACCATCGACTGGATGTTGACGGCGGTGCCCCATGACTCAGGGATATCGTGCAGGCGGCGATAGGTCACCGCGCGTGCATTCATCCACGACGAGAACACGGCGCCGACCGCGCCCCACAACTGCGCGTGCGGGTCCTGCGGGAAGTCCTTGCCGGTTTCGCGCGCCACAGCGTCCTTGTACCTGCCGACCAGATCGACCCAGTCGTCCGCGGTCAGTTCAGTGTCGAGCGAATAGCCCTTGCTGTCCTTGTAGGTGTCGAGGATGTCCTCGAAATGATGATGTTCGAAGCCGAGCACGACGTCCGAATACATCGTGATGAAGCGGCGATAGCTGTCATAGGCGAAGCGGCGGTCGCCAGAGAGGTGTGCCAGCGCCTCAACGGTCGTGTCGTTCATGCCGAGGTTGAGCACGGTGTCCATCATGCCCGGCATCGAAGCGCGTCCGCCGGAGCGAACCGAAACCAGCAGCGGGTTCTTCGCATCACCGAAGGTCTTGCCGGCGATCTTGCCGACGGTGACGAGCGCCTTCTCGACCTGCGCCTTCAGATCCTTCGGATAGGTTTTGTCGTTGGCGTAGAAATACGTGCAGACCGAAGTTGGAATCGTGAAACCGGGCGGCACCGGCAAACCGAGATTGGCCATCTCGGCGAGGTTCGCGCCCTTGCCGCCGAGCAAATCGCGCATGCCGGCCTTGCCCTCGGCGCGACCGTCACCGAACGTGTAGACCCACTTGCCAGCCTGAGCTGTTTGCTTCGCCGCTGGCTTCGCAATCTTCTTGGCCGCTGGCGCGGATGTCTTCACGGCTGCTTTCGCAGCGGCTTTGCCTGTGGGTTTCGCCGAGACCGGCTTCGCTTTTGCGGCCGGCTTCGATTTTGAAACTGATTTCGGGGAGGACTTCGCGGCGGATTTCTTCGATGAGGCTTTGGCCATGGCTTCCAGACGCTGCATGAGTGAAACGGCAGCGGCGTTACACCACGGTTGCCCGCTGACGTGCAAGCGACTCCCGGCCGATATCCGCGTTGTTTATCACGGACGGTTACAGATTGTTACAGAATCGCGCAAATCGCGATGTTTTGTTACCAAGCGTGTAACAATCTGAAATATTCCGTTACTTAATGATCCCCAACCCGATGATGCCGATCAGGATCAGATAGATCGCCACGATGAAATTCAGCAGCCGCGGCATGACGAGAATCAGTACACCGGCAATGAGTGCGACGATCGGCTGAATGTTGGCGACGCTGATGGACATCTGATGTCTCCCGGACATTGAAGGGATGAAACGGCACGCGAATCGGGACAAAAGTTATCTTCCCGCCGCGTGCCGCAACAGCCAACGGCCTCGATAAGCGGTGAGTTCCATTGCGGATGAAAACTTGTGCAGCCACCGCACTGCCGTCACTTTCATGAAAATGCCCCGGTGAAATCACATTCCGTCAGGAACGATGCTCCGCGCTCGCCATTGTCACCGCTGTTGATCGGCCTTCACCGATTTTCCGAGCGTGATCGACATGAGCGAAGCCGCTCGGCGCGCGATCAGGCTCCTTTTGATCAAGGAGAAACCCATGCGTAATCCCCTTCTCGCAGCAGCGCTGCTGGCCACTGCCACAGCAATGCCGCTCGCGGCACATGCCCAGCAGCGCATCATTGTCGAGGAAGGCGTGACGACCGGTCTCGTCGGCCCCGGCGTCGGCATCATCGCAGAAGACGAGCGCCCGCGGTTCCGCCAGTACATCGTTCAGGAGCGCGTCCCCTCATATGCGATCGAGTCGCCTGTGCGCGTCGGCACCATCCTGCCGGAAAGCGGCGTGACCTATTATGACGTGCCGCAGCAGTATGGCGCGACCAGCTATCGCTACACGGTGGTCAACGACCGGCCGATCCTGGTCGAACCGCGCACTCGCCGCGTGATGCAGGTGATCGACTAGCACGCTGGGAAATCAAACTCCGCTCATTCCCGCGAACGCGGGAATCCAGACCTTCAACAAAAGACTGGGTCCCCGCTTTCGCGGGGACGAGCGGGAATAGCAATAACGGTCTCGTTTGGGCCGATGGTCGTCCCCTCCATGGTGGCCCAAACGAAATTGCCCCGCACGGTTTCCCGTGCGGGGCTTCTTTTTTGAAACTTGCTGTTACGATCCCTGCAGCATCGACAGAATGTTGCTGGTCGATCTGTAATTCTGGACCACATTGTCGCGGAACGACGGAGACCATCCCGACGCCAGACGTTCCTCATCGCTCATCGCGGAATAGCTCTGAAGAATTCCGAGGCTGAGCTGTGTAGGATCGCCGCTCTGCTGGCTTTGCTTGAGAGAGCTAAGAATGTTGGCGCGTGTGCGCGAATCCAGTTCCTTCTTGGCCGCGTAGATTTCCTGGTTGGAGAACTGCTGATCCTGATTGAGCGTGATCGCCGACAGCGAGCGGTTGTCGATCGACGAAAAATCCACAAGCTGTCCGAATTTCCGCGCCGGATCGTAGACCAGTTCCGTGCCCTTCTCAGTGGCGAGGCTGGCCTGCGCATCAAGCGCGGCGCGGACATTGGTCGCAACCGTGCTGAATGTCTTGGTCGTGCCGACCGGCGCGCCGTCCGGATACAGCGCGAGATAGCTGGCGACCGGATCGCCTGAAATGCCGGATGGTGCAGTGTCAGGCTTCTGCTTCGCGGCCTCATAGCCCTTCAGTACGGCGGCGCGCTGCGCCGACCATGCTGCGGTCCCCTTCTCCTCAACGCTCGCGCCGTCGAGATACTCCAGCGCCGCCTTGTAGACGACGGTGTAATTCTTCGTCATCGACGTGGCCGCGGCGGCAGGCGCGAGCGCGGCGTTGAAGCGAGCGGTCAGTTCGCCGGACGCGACGCTTTGTTCGTCGGGCGTGAACTTTCCGCCGCTGTTGGTCGCGATGGCGAATAGCGAGCGGCGATCCAGCGCCGACAGATCGACGGTGGTTTTTCCGTCGGCGCCTAGCGGGCCGGTCACCTTCGCCGCGACATAGAGCTTGTCGAGCGCCGCGCGCGTGTCATTCGTGACCGTCGCGAAATCCGGCGTCTTCGCCTCGGCCGCCATGCGCGCCTTCGCAGCATCCGACAGCGTGAGATTGGTCGCTGCGTTGGGATCGGACGAACTGGCCGTCTCGGTCGTGTTGATCGCGTCCAGCAGCGACGGCTGCGTCGCCGCCGCCGTGCGCGCATAGGCAGAACCGAGTTGGGCGTAAGGATTGGTGCCGGTATTGATCGACGTCATGGGTCGTCCGCCGTCATGCCTTGTTAACGAAGGTTACCGGAACCTTTCAGAACATGGTTAACGAGGGGTAAACGCACGCCGCTACCGCAGTTGAAAGATCACCCCACCCGACTGGCCTTCGGCCAGCCACCCTCCCCATCAAGGGGAGGGATAAACTTGCGGGACGTAAGCGGCTCTTTCTTCTCCCTCCCCCTTGTGGGGAGGGTCGGACCGAAGGTCCGGGGTGGGGGTCAATCCTGAATCTTGGAGAAGTCCGCCACCGCGCGCGTGGCTTCGCGGATTTCGTTGAGCAGCTTCAGACGATTTTCGCGCACGGACTTGTCGTCGTCGTTGACCTTCACCTTGTCGAAGAAAGCATCGACAGCGGGCCTCAGCTTGGCCATCGCCGTCATCGCTGAGCCGAAGTCTTCCTTGGCCACCGCAGCGCTTGCCTCAAGCTTAGTCTGCGCGATGGCGCCGGCGAGGGTCTTCTCTTCATCGAGTTTGTAGAGCGTCGCATCGGGTGCGCCGTCGAACTTGCGCTTGTCCTTCTTCTCTTCGATGGAGAGGATGTTCGACGCGCGCTTGGTGCCCGCGAGCAGGTTCTTGCCGTCGTCGCTGTCGAGAAATTTGCCCAGCGCCTCGACGCGGCGCACGACCATCAAGAGATCGTCCTGACCTCCGAGCGCGAACACCGCGTCAACGAGATCATGCCGTGCGCCCTGATCGCGGAGCTGAACTTTGAGGCGATCAGCAAAGAAGGCGAGGAGATCCTTGCCGTCATGCGGCTTATCCGCCTTGGCGAAAGCGGCAAGCAACGGCAAACGAATTCCATTGTCACCCACAAGACGGATGACTCCCAGCGCCGCGCGGCGCAATGCAAACGGGTCTTTGCTTCCGGTCGGCTTTTCATCGATGGCCCAGAAGCCGGTCAGAATGTCGAGTTTGTCGGCGAGTGCGACGGCAACTGAAACCGCATCAGTCGGTACACGATCGGCAGGCCCCTGCGGCTTGTAGTGATCCTCAATGGCTGTCGCGACGGACGCGTCTTCGCCCTGCGCAAGCGCGTAATACTTGCCCATCAGCCCCTGCACTTCGGGGAATTCGCCGACGACTTCGGTGAGCAGGTCGGCTTTCGCGAGTTGCGCAGCACGTTTGGTCTTCGCAGCATCGGCACCGACCAGCGGCGCGAGTTCAGCGGCGAGCCGCTCGATGCGAGCAATGCGCTCGGCCTGCGTACCGATCTTTTCGTGGAACACGATCTGCGCGAACTTCGGCAGCCGGTCTTCCAGCTTCGTCTTGAGATCGGTCTCGTAGAAGAACTTCGCATCCGACAAGCGCGCGCGGATGACGCGCTCGTTACCCGCAACAATCGCCTTGCCGCCATCGCTGGCTTCGACATTCGCGGTGAGGATGAATTTGTTGGCGAGCTTGCCGGTCTTCGGATCGCGAACGACAAAGCATTTTTGGTTGTTGCGGATGGTGGCGCGGATCACTTCACCGGGGATCGACAGGAATTCTTGGTCGAACGATCCCATCAGCACCACCGGCCATTCGACCAGTCCGGCGACCTCGTCGAGCAGCACGTGATCCTCGACCAGTTCAAAGCCCTGTGCGAACGCCAGTTCCTTGGCGTCTTCAAGGATGATGTTCTTGCGCCGCTCGGGATCGAGCACGACCTTGGCGGCTTCCAGCTTCGACACATAGTCGTCGAAACGGCGCACCTCGATGGCGGCGGGCGCCATGAAGCGGTGACCATGCGTGGTCTGTCCGGCTTCGATACCGGCGACATCGAATTTCACGATTTCCGGCTCTTCGGTCTCGGGACCGAAGGTCGCGATGATCGAATGCAGCGGCCGCACCCAGGTCAGTGCGCCGTTTTTCGCGGAGCGCTCGCCCCAGCGCATCTGCTTCGGCCACGGGAAGGTGCGGATGATCAGCGGGATGATTTCCGCGATCACGTCGATGGCGGGACGACCCGGCTTCTCGATCAGCGCGATATAGAAATCGCCTTTCGGGTCGCGCTGGATCTTCGCTTCATCGAGCGACTTGAGGCCGGTGGCTTTCAGGAAGCCCTGCACGGCGGCATCGGGCGCGCCCATCTTCGGGCCCTTGCGCTCCTGCTTGAGGTCCGGCTGACGCGCGGGAATGCCGTGCACGGTGAGCGCGAGACGGCGCGGCGTCACGAATGCCTTGGCGCCTTCATAGACGAGGCCCTCGGCGACCAGCTTGTCGGTGACCATCTTGCGCAGGTCATCCGCCGCCTTCGCCTGCATGCGCGCGGGAATTTCTTCGGAGAACAGTTCGAGAAGAAGATCAGGCATCTTACGCCACCTTGCCCGCTTCAGTGTGCATCCATGCTTCGCCGCAGGCCTTGGCAAGTTCGCGCACGCGCAGGATGTAGCTCTGACGCTCGGTGACCGAGATCACGCCGCGCGCGTCGAGCAGGTTGAACACGTGGCTCGCCTTGATGCACTGGTCGTAAGCCGGCAGCGCCATCAGATGCGCCTCGCGCTTGCCGGGCTCTTTTTTGTTTTCTTGCCACCCGGCATCGAGATATTTCTTGCAGGCGCTCTCGGCCATCTTGAACTGCTCGAAGAGCATCGCGGTGTCGGAGTGTTCGAAATTGTGCCGCGAGTACTCCTGCTCGGCCTGCAGGAACACGTCGCCATAGGTGACCTTCTCGTCACCATCGCGGCCGTTGAAGTTGAGATCGTAAACGTTGTCGACGCCCTGCACATACATCGCGAGGCGCTCGAGCCCGTAGGTGAGTTCGCCTGCGACCGGCGCGCATTCGACGCCAGCGACCTGCTGGAAATACGTGAACTGCGAGACTTCCATGCCGTCGCACCAGCACTCCCAGCCGAGACCCCACGCGCCAAGCGTCGGGCTCTCCCAGTCGTCCTCGACAAAACGGATGTCATGCAGCGCCGCATCGACGCCAATCGCCTTCAATGACTTCAGGTAGAGATCCTGAATGTCCGGCGGCGACGGCTTCAGGATCACCTGAAACTGATAGTAGTGCTGCAGGCGGTTCGGGTTCTCGCCGTAACGGCCATCCTTCGGGCGGCGCGACGGCTGCACGTAAGCCGCGTTCCAGCGCTTCGGGCCGAGCGCGCGCAGCGTGGTCGCCGGATGGAACGTGCCCGCGCCGACTTCCATGTCGTAGGGCTGCAGGATGACGCAGCCATGGTCGGCCCAATAGCGCTGCAGCGTCAGGATCAGGCCCTGAAACGAGCGCTCGGGTCGCATGTGCGGAGGTAGGGAATCCATCGGAAATCTTTGACAATCTGGAAGGGGTGATTTGCGCGCGGACCGTATCGGCGCAGGCTAACGGAATCAAGGCGATAGCCCCGTTCCCACGGCAATTCCTGCCGGAATCGGCCGGATTTTAGCGATCGCCCGAACGCCGGTTTAACCGCAGCGACAGGTGAGCGCCCGAGGCCGGGTCGGAGCTTTCCCTTTGTTAGCAACTGCCAGCTAGCAAAGCCGGGTTGCAACCAACGGCCGGATTTAACCGGCGGTGCATTCTCGACAGGGACGACAATGATTGTTTTTCAGGTTTTGGCCGCGGCGGCCATCATGGCCTCGCTGTGCATCATGATGATCAACGACGTGCGCAGGCACGGCTAATTTTCAAGACCAACTAACTCGGCCGATAAGTTCCCGTATCAGGATCGCGGCGCAGTTTCGGCATACTCTCCTTCTCCGCGGGCTTGGCCTTGCGCGCCTCCTCAAGCTCGCGGTTGATGCGCCTGCTTTCGCGCACCGCGAGGCGCAGCAGCGCGGCCCCGCCGAGAATTCCGGCAGCGACCAGGATCAGCGGCGGCATGACCAGTCTCCCATCCTACAATCCGTAACGCGCCCAGATCGCGCGCTCTTCCAGCGCCGAAATCAGGTCTTCCGAAAATCCCGGGAAACCCGGCAATGCCGCTCCCGCGCCGGGCTTGCGGCCCGCGAGCCCTGACAGAAGCCCGGTCGGCGGTGCAATGACCGGCATCTGCACCTTGTCGCCGTAGCGTGAGCGCAGCACAGTGCGCAGATCGCCAATCGCATCAGCGAGGCCGAGCTTCACCGCGCGCTCGCCGGCCCAGTATTCGCCGGTGAACAGATAATCGTCCTCGCCCTTCAGCCGCGCGCCGCGGCTGTCCTTCACCAGTGCGATGAAAGTGTCGTGGATCTCGCGCTGGATCTGCTTCAGGCGTGCGACGTCTTCCGGATTTTCCGGAAGAAACGGATCGAGCTGCGACTTGTGATCGCCCGATGTGTAAAGCCTGCGTTCGATGCCAACCTTCTTGATCAGTTCCGTGAAGCCAAAGGTTCCGCCGACAACGCCGATGGAGCCGACGATGGAAGACGGATCGCAGAAAATCTCGTCGCCCGCGCAGGCAATCATGTAGCCGCCGGATGCCGCAACGTCCTCGACGAATACCAGCACGCGCTTGTTCTTCTCGGCGGCGAGCTGGCGAATGCGCTGATAGATCTGCCGTGACTGCACCGGCGAGCCGCCCGGCGAATTGATCACCAGCGCGACGGCCTTGGCGCCCTTGATGGAAAAGGCCCGTTCCAGCGTCCGCGACACGCCAGTCAGCGACATTCCCGGCCGCAGCGGCGTCACCGCTCCGATCACCCCGGACAGGCGCACCACCGGCACCACCGCGTCGCCGCGCCATCGCGCCGGCAGCCAACGCTTCAACCTCTCGCCAATGTGACCGTTGGCGTCATTCTCAGCCATGGAATGTCCTTCATCTTCACGGTTTATTATTCGGTAACTGGCATCAGGAGCCCAGAGCACATTCGACAATCGTTAAGCACGTCCATTGTACCTGAATTCCGTCTAAACATCTGATCGGACGGGATTTCTTACAAAACTCTCCGGTTCTTCCCCGGAGCGCGACAAGAAACTGGAACGCACTTTGCTTTGCAACAACGACGCAAGCTGCAACGGCGCAGCCTCAAAGGTGCAGAAATGAAGATTTACCTCCTGATCTTGCTGATTGGCGCTCTCCTGACGACGATCCACTTCACCAAGACCCCTGAAACCGGTCAAAAATCGGTACCGCAGTAAGCAGACCGCCCGTCTGCCGAGCAGCCGGCATTCAACGGCTTCCTGGCTCCCGCGCCAGCAACAGAACGGCCTTTCCGCCGAGGACCGCCGCAGCCTCCGCTCCGCCCCCGCCTTCCGGGTCCTGCAGAACAAGTCCGGGATGCAGCGCCATCGGCGCGCGCCCGCCCTTGACGGCACTGACGATGACGCGGATCGCCGCCCCCTGCGGATTGGGATGAACCGGCAGAATCCCGATGCTGCCGAAGCCGCGCTCCAGCGCCGCCAGCACCTGCGCCAGCCCGTCCGCGCGCCAGATCAGCGTCAGCACCCCGCCGGATTTCAGCACCCGCCGCGCCGCATGGGTCCATGTCTCCAGCGTATCCGCTGCAGCCACATGCGCGGATTGCCGCGCCGGGTCCGGTGACGCGCGATGCCGCTCCGCATCGTTGAACGGCGGATTCATCAGCACGATATCGGCGCTGTCGGGTCCTAATTCAGAAGCGGCGAAAACATCCGCGCTCGCGGTGACGTCGAGCACCGTCACCTTCGCCTCGATGCCGTTCGCCTCGGCATTGGCGCGCGCCAGCGCTGCAAGCCCATCGTCGATTTCGACGAGCACCAGATCGAGCCCCGTCACGCGGCGCGCAACGGCCAATCCCGCCGTGCCCACGCCCGCGCCGAATTCCACCACGCGATGCCCTGCCCGCGCCGGCGTCGCCGCAGCCAGCAGGATCGCATCGTGGCCCGCACGGTGGCCGCGCCTCGGCTGGCGCAGCAGCAACTGCCCGCCGAGAAACATGTCCTCGGTCACATCCGCAAATTCAGCCTGGGCGGGGTCAGTCATTGTCCCGCAATTCATGGGCCAGACCCGCATCGGTGAGCAGGCGGCGGGCGGCCAGATTGTCGTCCTCGTGAACCAGAATGCGCCGGGGAAGCACGCCCAGCGATCCATCCATAATGCTCATGTTACTGTCGAGCACGAGGTGGTGGATATTGGCGCCGTCCAGCAGCGCCCCCACCGCGGACATCAGCACCACATCGTTGGTCCGCACGAGTTCACGCAAGGCCGCTGTCTCCCGCGGTTGGAACGGCCCCTGGTGATCCGGTTCTGACATTCGTACGTATCCTTCGCAGGCACTTTTACGAATGTTAGAACCAAAGGATCACCAGAACCGTAGTTTGCCAGTGTCCTTTGTATCCGACGTTTGCTCGGAAAGCGCGGCAAAGTGAGGCAAACTCGGCTACGGACACTGGCGGGGCCGTTCGTTGCTCTTGCCGCATCGCACGGCAGTTTCTATGGTGCCCTCAAATTCATCCGGAGACCGGACGTGGCGGTTATTGTACCCTTTGAGAGCCACTCGACGCCATCGATAGATCGGCTGGTTGAGCTTGTCGCGCCCGACATGGAACGCGTCAACAGCACGATTTTGTCGCGAACCGGCTCCGAAGTCACGATGATCCCGGAGGTCGCCAACCACCTGATTTCGTCGGGCGGCAAGCGCCTGCGGCCGATGCTGACGCTCGCCATGGCGAACCTCACCGGCTATGCCGGCGACGGCCATATCAAGCTCGCGGCAGCCGTCGAATTCATGCACACCGCGACACTGCTGCATGATGATGTGGTGGACGAAAGCGAACTGCGGCGCGGCAAGCTTTCCGCGCGGATGCTGTGGGGCAATGAGGCCAGCGTGCTGGTCGGCGACTTCCTGCTCGGCCAGGCCTTCCGCATGATGGTGGAAGTCGGATCGCTGCGCGCGCTCGATATTCTCTCATCCGCCGCCGCCACCATCGCCGAAGGCGAGGTGATGCAGCTCGCGGCGGCGAAGAACACCGCCACCACCGAGGACGAGTATCTCGCCGTGATCCGCGGCAAGACGGCTGAGCTGTTCGCGGCGGCCTGCGAGGTCGGCCCGGTGATCGCCAATCGCCCGAAGGCGGAGCAGACCGCGTGCCGCTCGGTCGGGATGAATCTCGGCATCGCGTTCCAGCTTGTCGATGATGTGCTGGATTACGGCGGCAAGGCCGCCAAGCTCGGCAAGAATGTCGGCGACGATTTCCGCGAGGGCAAGATCACGCTGCCGGTGGTGCTGGCTTTCCGGCGCGGCAACGATGTCGAGCGCGCGTTCTGGATCCGCACCCTGGAAAAGGGCGAGATCGGTGATGGCGATCTCGATCAGGCCATCGGTCTCATGACCAAGCACCGCGCTCTGGAAGACACCATGAGCCGCGCGCAGCACTACGGCGCGATGGCGGTCGATGCGCTGGCGCTGTTCCCGCCGTCACCGATGAAGACCGCGCTCGAACAGGTCGTCGCGTTCTGTCTGGCGCGATCGCACTGAGCCACCGTCAAAGCAAAACAACCGATTCAATGTATCTGCCTTCATGCCCGGCCTTGTGCCGGGCATCTACGTCTTCTTGCGTATGGCGAAACAAAGACGTGGATGGCCGGGACATGCCCGGCCATGACGATTGTCAATTTATGCGGAATAGCTAGCTCAGCACACCGGCGTGAACCCACCAGCCCGGATGGGCTTGCGAAATCGCTTTCGCGGCCTGTCCGGCATCGCCGATGGTCTCATAAATCGCAAAACACGTTGCGCCGGAGCCTGACATCCGCGCGAGTTGCACGCCGTCCGTCGCGCGCAGCGCGGACAGCACCTCATCGATGACAGGTTCGACCTTGAGCGCGGGCCGCTCCAGATCGTTGGTGCCGGAGCCGATGGCCTCGATCCATGCGTCGAACGAC is from Afipia massiliensis and encodes:
- a CDS encoding DUF3096 domain-containing protein, whose translation is MSISVANIQPIVALIAGVLILVMPRLLNFIVAIYLILIGIIGLGIIK
- a CDS encoding S49 family peptidase; this translates as MAENDANGHIGERLKRWLPARWRGDAVVPVVRLSGVIGAVTPLRPGMSLTGVSRTLERAFSIKGAKAVALVINSPGGSPVQSRQIYQRIRQLAAEKNKRVLVFVEDVAASGGYMIACAGDEIFCDPSSIVGSIGVVGGTFGFTELIKKVGIERRLYTSGDHKSQLDPFLPENPEDVARLKQIQREIHDTFIALVKDSRGARLKGEDDYLFTGEYWAGERAVKLGLADAIGDLRTVLRSRYGDKVQMPVIAPPTGLLSGLAGRKPGAGAALPGFPGFSEDLISALEERAIWARYGL
- the ppdK gene encoding pyruvate, phosphate dikinase, translated to MAKASSKKSAAKSSPKSVSKSKPAAKAKPVSAKPTGKAAAKAAVKTSAPAAKKIAKPAAKQTAQAGKWVYTFGDGRAEGKAGMRDLLGGKGANLAEMANLGLPVPPGFTIPTSVCTYFYANDKTYPKDLKAQVEKALVTVGKIAGKTFGDAKNPLLVSVRSGGRASMPGMMDTVLNLGMNDTTVEALAHLSGDRRFAYDSYRRFITMYSDVVLGFEHHHFEDILDTYKDSKGYSLDTELTADDWVDLVGRYKDAVARETGKDFPQDPHAQLWGAVGAVFSSWMNARAVTYRRLHDIPESWGTAVNIQSMVFGNMGDTSATGVAFTRNPSTGEKRLYGEFLINAQGEDVVAGIRTPQDITEYARKESGSDKASMEVAMPDAFKELTRIYTLLEKHYRDMQDMEFTVEQGKLWMLQTRNGKRTAKAALRIAVDFANEGLITRKDAIMRIDPASLDQLLHPTIDPVAKRDVIATGLPASPGAAAGEIVFSSDEAAKLQADGRKVILVRVETSPEDIHGMHAAEGILTTRGGMTSHAAVVARGMGKPCVSGCGTVRVDYGRGLMTIGNRSFKAGDVITIDGSLGQVLAGRMPMIEPELSGDFTTLMGWADQVRKLKVRTNADTPSDARTALKFGTEGIGLCRTEHMFFEETRIRTVREMILAEDEGARRAALAKLLPMQRADFVDLFEIMKGLPVTIRLLDPPLHEFLPHSQSEIEEVARAMNTDPRRIADRARELAEFNPMLGFRGCRLAIAYPEIAEMQARAIFEAAVEAGKRTGKPVGLEVMVPLIATRAEFDITKARIDATAQSVMKDTGVKLNYQTGTMIELPRACLLAGEIAKTAEFFSFGTNDLTQTTYGISRDDAASFLGTYIARGILEIDPFISVDRDGVGELVKIGVQRGRKARPGLKMGICGEHGGDPASVAFCHEIGLDYVSCSPYRVPIARLAAAQAALGKAVASQA
- a CDS encoding tRNA1(Val) (adenine(37)-N6)-methyltransferase, with product MTDPAQAEFADVTEDMFLGGQLLLRQPRRGHRAGHDAILLAAATPARAGHRVVEFGAGVGTAGLAVARRVTGLDLVLVEIDDGLAALARANAEANGIEAKVTVLDVTASADVFAASELGPDSADIVLMNPPFNDAERHRASPDPARQSAHVAAADTLETWTHAARRVLKSGGVLTLIWRADGLAQVLAALERGFGSIGILPVHPNPQGAAIRVIVSAVKGGRAPMALHPGLVLQDPEGGGGAEAAAVLGGKAVLLLAREPGSR
- a CDS encoding DUF2007 domain-containing protein yields the protein MRELVRTNDVVLMSAVGALLDGANIHHLVLDSNMSIMDGSLGVLPRRILVHEDDNLAARRLLTDAGLAHELRDND
- a CDS encoding DUF1236 domain-containing protein, which gives rise to MRNPLLAAALLATATAMPLAAHAQQRIIVEEGVTTGLVGPGVGIIAEDERPRFRQYIVQERVPSYAIESPVRVGTILPESGVTYYDVPQQYGATSYRYTVVNDRPILVEPRTRRVMQVID
- the glyS gene encoding glycine--tRNA ligase subunit beta encodes the protein MPDLLLELFSEEIPARMQAKAADDLRKMVTDKLVAEGLVYEGAKAFVTPRRLALTVHGIPARQPDLKQERKGPKMGAPDAAVQGFLKATGLKSLDEAKIQRDPKGDFYIALIEKPGRPAIDVIAEIIPLIIRTFPWPKQMRWGERSAKNGALTWVRPLHSIIATFGPETEEPEIVKFDVAGIEAGQTTHGHRFMAPAAIEVRRFDDYVSKLEAAKVVLDPERRKNIILEDAKELAFAQGFELVEDHVLLDEVAGLVEWPVVLMGSFDQEFLSIPGEVIRATIRNNQKCFVVRDPKTGKLANKFILTANVEASDGGKAIVAGNERVIRARLSDAKFFYETDLKTKLEDRLPKFAQIVFHEKIGTQAERIARIERLAAELAPLVGADAAKTKRAAQLAKADLLTEVVGEFPEVQGLMGKYYALAQGEDASVATAIEDHYKPQGPADRVPTDAVSVAVALADKLDILTGFWAIDEKPTGSKDPFALRRAALGVIRLVGDNGIRLPLLAAFAKADKPHDGKDLLAFFADRLKVQLRDQGARHDLVDAVFALGGQDDLLMVVRRVEALGKFLDSDDGKNLLAGTKRASNILSIEEKKDKRKFDGAPDATLYKLDEEKTLAGAIAQTKLEASAAVAKEDFGSAMTAMAKLRPAVDAFFDKVKVNDDDKSVRENRLKLLNEIREATRAVADFSKIQD
- a CDS encoding polyprenyl synthetase family protein yields the protein MAVIVPFESHSTPSIDRLVELVAPDMERVNSTILSRTGSEVTMIPEVANHLISSGGKRLRPMLTLAMANLTGYAGDGHIKLAAAVEFMHTATLLHDDVVDESELRRGKLSARMLWGNEASVLVGDFLLGQAFRMMVEVGSLRALDILSSAAATIAEGEVMQLAAAKNTATTEDEYLAVIRGKTAELFAAACEVGPVIANRPKAEQTACRSVGMNLGIAFQLVDDVLDYGGKAAKLGKNVGDDFREGKITLPVVLAFRRGNDVERAFWIRTLEKGEIGDGDLDQAIGLMTKHRALEDTMSRAQHYGAMAVDALALFPPSPMKTALEQVVAFCLARSH
- a CDS encoding glycine--tRNA ligase subunit alpha, coding for MDSLPPHMRPERSFQGLILTLQRYWADHGCVILQPYDMEVGAGTFHPATTLRALGPKRWNAAYVQPSRRPKDGRYGENPNRLQHYYQFQVILKPSPPDIQDLYLKSLKAIGVDAALHDIRFVEDDWESPTLGAWGLGWECWCDGMEVSQFTYFQQVAGVECAPVAGELTYGLERLAMYVQGVDNVYDLNFNGRDGDEKVTYGDVFLQAEQEYSRHNFEHSDTAMLFEQFKMAESACKKYLDAGWQENKKEPGKREAHLMALPAYDQCIKASHVFNLLDARGVISVTERQSYILRVRELAKACGEAWMHTEAGKVA